In a single window of the Coffea eugenioides isolate CCC68of chromosome 3, Ceug_1.0, whole genome shotgun sequence genome:
- the LOC113764482 gene encoding mitochondrial thiamine diphosphate carrier 2-like, which translates to MEEPGQLKRALIDATAGAISGAVSRTVTSPLDVIKIRFQVQLEPTAQWALLRKDSYRPSKYTSMWQATKDIFREERLPGFWRGNVPALLMVMPYTAIQFTVLHKLKTLASGSSKSEDHIHLSPYLSYVSGALAGCAATVGSYPFDLLRTILASQGEPKVYPTMRTAFLSILQRRGIRGLYAGLTPTLIEIVPYAGLQFGTYDTFKRWTMAWNRHRSSHPNESDLFLSSFQLFLCGLAAGTCAKAVCHPLDVVKKRFQIEGLPRDLRYGARVEDRAYKNMFDALCRILQTEGWAGLYKGIVPSIVKAAPAGAVTFVAYEFTSDWLESVST; encoded by the exons ATGGAGGAGCCAGGGCAGCTGAAAAGGGCATTGATTGATGCCACGGCTGGGGCTATTTCGGGTGCTGTGTCGAGGACCGTTACTTCGCCTCTTGATGTTATTAAGATCAGATTTCAG GTTCAACTTGAGCCTACTGCTCAGTGGGCCTTGCTTCGCAAAGATTCTTATAGACCATCAAAATACACTAGTATGTGGCAAGCAACTAAGGACATCTTCAGAGAGGAAAGGTTACCG GGGTTTTGGCGTGGAAATGTCCCAGCATTACTTATGGTTATGCCTTATACAGCAATACAATTTACAGTGTTACACAAATTGAAGACCTTGGCATCTGGTTCTTCAAAGTCAG AAGATCATATTCATTTAAGTCCTTATCTCTCATATGTCAGTGGGGCATTGGCAGGCTGTGCAGCTACTGTTGGATCTTATCCATTTGATCTTTTGAGGACCATTTTAGCTTCACAGGGAGAGCCAAAG GTGTATCCAACCATGAGGACTGCTTTTCTTAGTATACTCCAGCGTCGTGGTATCCGAGGGCTCTATGCTGGATTGACACCTACACTTATTGAAATTGTTCCTTATGCGGGCCTTCAGTTTGGAACATATGATACGTTCAAGCGTTGGACGATG GCTTGGAACAGACACAGATCTTCTCATCCAAACGAATCAGACCTATTTCTTTCGAGCTTCCAGCTTTTCCTTTGTGGGCTAGCTGCTGGTACATGTGCTAAAGCTGTTTGTCATCCACTTGATGTGGTCAAGAAGAGGTTCCAG ATTGAAGGATTGCCAAGGGATCTTAGGTATGGAGCTCGAGTTGAGGATCGTGCATACAAAAATATGTTTGATGCCCTCTGCCGGATTTTGCAGACAGAAGGCTGGGCAGGGCTTTACAAGGGAATTGTTCCGTCAATAGTCAAAGCTGCACCTGCTGGTGCTGTGACTTTTGTTGCTTATGAATTCACGTCAGACTGGTTGGAGTCTGTTTCAACTTGA
- the LOC113765501 gene encoding uncharacterized protein LOC113765501 has translation MGQAIRRAAGRIGSTKVDTTPSQLKESVEVRPPPEKLKVDNAGSASTGSMPKVNSENVLEERDPQYDSMLGHMVGRIRTKPGGKLEMGEAFVVEKYDRPLPKVRNTTPESGRYEERPALPGTLNVAQLRHIMLLYQGKADDHNGPMRITQIAERFRIDVAQVEKILQFVSLPPEDSRRKKNDQY, from the exons ATGGGTCAGGCAATTCGTCGAGCAGCTGGAAGAATTGGGAGTACGAAAGTCGATACGACGCCATCACAGCTGAAAGAATCTGTTGAAGTGAGGCCGCCGCCGGAGAAGTTGAAGGTCGACAATGCCGGTTCCGCCTCCACCG GGAGCATGCCAAAAGTTAATTCTGAGAATGTTCTTGAAGAGCGAGATCCTCAATATGATTCCATGCTTGGTCATATGGTTGGGAGGATTCGAACTAAGCCTGGAGGGAAACTTGAGATGGGTGAG GCATTTGTAGTGGAGAAATACGATAGGCCTTTACCAAAAGTAAGGAATACAACACCCGAGTCAGGCAGATACGAGGAAAGGCCTGCTCTTCCAGGAACCTTAAATGTGGCACAGCTGCGCCACATAATGCTTCTTTATCAAGGCAAGGCTGATGACCACAATGGACCTATGCGTATCACACAAATTGCTGAGCGGTTCCGGATTGATGTTGCACAGGTTGAGAAGATCCTGCAGTTTGTATCACTTCCTCCAGAGGACAGTCGTAGAAAGAAAAATGATCAGTACTGA
- the LOC113765600 gene encoding uncharacterized protein LOC113765600, whose product MVSLDSDENGHLSNEMMIDASLPSGDSIGCDLFREQEIFPRVGANYQVEVPILVQKSEYLSLVKNVANTENGPVELNWGLPIPVFMVSQDRAKENAKVSQSLEVFSTDDSNAVLDNGVPVGESCGAVLEDRRDQCIFPGCSIVPGCANGSWIDLEKKCFLLGLYIFEKNFVQLRRFIESKNMADILSFYYGEFYRSHDYCRWSECRKMRGRRGVFGQKIFTGLRQQELLSRLFPRVSGKCKNALLEVSKTFVEGKMSLEEYVFSLKAMVGLSLLVEVVGIGKGKQDLTGMALEPVRSNHAIPMRPEIPTGKACSSLTSNEIVKFLTGDYRLSKARSSDLFWEAVWPRLLARGWHSEEPKDPGYAAGSKNSLVFLVPGIKKFSRRRLVKGNHYFDSVSDVLSKVASEPGLIELENEVDESKRKEEEYECNRKRKLEGDDMPNQRRRSYLQPRTPNRGSDGMKFTIVDTGLEDARKVKELRRLLREFSSEFNSGNSYDIIDDDSSEVSTEESDSPDMTLHNKGDNDTSNASNHLSNGEILPDKKDLQIHAPTCENHASCPDSKSIPMSDSLKRKQSFEDKWPNKEVTKDHLIQSPKEENVDDNVDDMNPAFKRARGLTACNHLETSNVLTNPAILPKSDSELSSRSSDVRDFAENVPPLVATPPDKLSLSNSSKGSPTESVERDTVSCLVASDPQQSSQNPTLIDLNIPQVPVDFETGSLRTDATTENPVDHDELERAPDKVNPEHQANMNLQRRGTRVRPPTTRALEALAHGYLTVNRRRKGSEARSRENMRSRPSRRARGAGQGVAFQSVHQLNLGSVDPRSESGSNSVDSTVQGGENVGKLQVQHAGNVTPIPGNVSVEGTSRNI is encoded by the exons ATGGTTTCACTTGATTCAGATGAAAATGGTCATCTCAGCAATGAAATGATGATCGATGCCTCACTACCTTCCGGTGACTCCATAGGTTGTGATCTTTTCCGAGAGCAGGAAATTTTTCCCCGAGTTGGAGCCAATTATCAGGTTGAAGTTCCTATACTGGTTCAGAAGTCAGAGTACCTTTCTTTGGTGAAAAATGTGGCAAATACAGAAAATGGTCCTGTGGAACTTAATTGGGGATTACCAATTCCCGTATTTATGGTCAGTCAGGATCGTGCAAAAGAGAATGCGAAAGTTTCTCAAAGTCTAGAAGTTTTCAGCACTGATGATTCAAATGCTGTACTGGACAATGGGGTACCTGTAGGAGAATCATGTGGTGCAGTACTAGAGGACAGAAGGGACCAATGCATATTCCCGGGGTGCAGCATTGTCCCAGGTTGTGCAAATGGTTCATGGATTGATCTTGAGAAGAAATGTTTCCTCCTTGGGCTGTATATCTTTGAGAAGAATTTTGTTCAGCTTAGGAGGTTCATAGAAAGCAAAAACATGGCAGACATCTTGTCATTCTACTATGGGGAGTTCTATCGGTCACATGACTACTGCAGATGGTCTGAATGTAGAAAGATGAGAGGCAGAAGAGGTGTATTTGGTCAGAAAATTTTTACCGGACTGAGGCAACAGGAGTTGCTGTCTCGTTTATTTCCAAGGGTGTCTGGAAAATGCAAGAATGCCTTGTTGGAG GTTTCTAAGACATTTGTCGAAGGGAAAATGTCATTGGAAGAATATGTCTTCTCTTTGAAAGCTATGGTTGGATTGAGCTTGCTTGTGGAAGTGGTAGGCATTGGTAAGGGAAAACAAGACCTCACAGGCATGGCTTTGGAACCTGTAAGGTCAAATCATGCCATTCCTATGCGCCCAGAGATACCAACTGGAAAAGCGTGCTCCTCTCTCACATCCaatgaaattgttaaatttCTAACAGGAGATTATCGATTAAGCAAAGCACGGTCCAGTGATTTGTTTTGGGAAGCAGTTTGGCCCCGTCTTTTGGCAAGAGGATGGCATTCAGAGGAGCCAAAAGATCCTGGTTATGCTGCTGGTTCCAAGAATTCTTTGGTTTTTCTTGTGCCTGGTATTAAGAAGTTTTCCAGAAGAAGACTAGTGAAAGGGAACCACTATTTTGATTCTGTCAGTGATGTCTTGAGTAAAGTTGCATCAGAACCTGGGTTAATTGAGCTTGAAAATGAAGTGGATGAAAGTAAGaggaaagaagaagaatatGAATGCAACAGGAAGAGAAAGTTGGAAGGGGATGACATGCCTAATCAAAGGCGCCGCTCTTACCTTCAACCTCGCACTCCAAATCGCGGTAGTGATGGCATGAAGTTTACAATTGTAGATACAGGCCTGGAGGACGCTCGTAAAGTAAAGGAACTGAGACGCCTGCTGCGTGAGTTTTCCAGTGAATTCAACTCTGGAAATTCCTACGATATCATTGATGATGATTCTTCCGAGGTCTCAACCGAGGAATCGGACTCTCCGGATATGACATTACACAATAAAGGTGACAATGATACTTCTAATGCCTCAAATCATCTATCAAATGGAGAGATACTTCCTGATAAAAAAGATCTTCAAATTCATGCTCCAACTTGCGAGAATCATGCCTCTTGTCCTGATTCAAAAAGTATTCCAATGAGTGATTCCTTGAAAAGGAAACAGTCCTTTGAAGATAAATGGCCAAATAAAGAAGTGACAAAAGACCACTTGATCCAGAGCCCTAAAGAAGAAAATGTAGATGATAATGTAGATGACATGAACCCTGCATTCAAACGGGCTCGGGGATTAACTGCCTGTAACCACCTGGAAACAAGCAATGTCTTGACAAACCCAGCAATTCTTCCTAAGTCAGATTCAGAATTGTCTAGTCGCAGCTCTGATGTTCGTGATTTTGCAGAGAATGTTCCTCCTCTAGTGGCTACCCCCCCAGATAAGTTGTCTTTGAGTAATTCATCAAAAGGCAGCCCTACTGAGAGTGTTGAACGTGATACTGTTAGCTGCCTTGTTGCTTCAGACCCCCAACAGAGCTCTCAGAACCCAACACTCATTGATCTTAATATACCTCAAGTCCCTGTAGATTTTGAAACTGGCAGCTTGAGGACAGATGCAACAACTGAGAACCCAGTGGACCATGATGAACTTGAAAGGGCCCCAGATAAGGTTAATCCTGAGCATCAGGCTAACATGAACCTACAGAGGCGAGGTACGAGAGTCAGGCCACCAACTACAAGAGCACTTGAAGCTCTAGCACATGGCTACCTGACAGTGAACCGGAGGCGGAAGGGTAGTGAAGCCAGATCACGAGAGAACATGAGATCGCGACCTTCACGACGTGCTCGTGGTGCAGGGCAGGGAGTGGCATTCCAATCAGTTCATCAGCTAAATTTGGGAAGTGTGGATCCTAGGTCTGAGTCTGGCAGCAATTCTGTGGATTCCACAGTTCAAGGAGGTGAAAATGTTGGCAAACTTCAGGTGCAACACGCGGGAAATGTAACACCAATACCAGGCAATGTATCTGTTGAAGGGACCTCCAGAAACATTTAG
- the LOC113764942 gene encoding omega-hydroxypalmitate O-feruloyl transferase-like has product MTKCSTFEAIVAHIWRARTKAIFEKDEDDEFSTVLFAVDIRSKLSPPLPNDFAGNAVVTAFATAKVKDLVEMPLPFAVGKIKEARERVTNDYIRSVIDWLEVNKGIPARCDGSFYVSAWWKLRFRELDFGFGKTVHGGPIVSGNDEFVLLLSNESSGGNGDGINVWMGLEKEIMQKFVSCVFEI; this is encoded by the coding sequence ATGACTAAATGCTCAACTTTTGAAGCTATTGTAGCTCATATTTGGAGAGCAAGAACAAAGGCAATCTTTGAAAAGGATGAAGACGATGAGTTTTCAACTGTTCTCTTTGCTGTGGACATTAGGTCCAAACTTTCACCACCATTGCCAAATGACTTTGCTGGAAATGCAGTTGTCACAGCGTTTGCTACTGCAAAAGTGAAGGATTTGGTTGAAATGCCACTGCCCTTTGCTGTTGGGAAGATAAAGGAAGCAAGAGAAAGGGTGACAAACGATTATATAAGGTCTGTCATAGATTGGTTGGAGGTAAATAAAGGTATTCCTGCAAGATGTGATGGGAGCTTTTATGTATCAGCTTGGTGGAAATTGCGTTTTAGAGAGCTTGATTTTGGCTTTGGGAAGACTGTTCATGGTGGTCCAATTGTGAGTGGGAATGATGAATTTGTCCTGCTTTTATCTAATGAAAGTAGTGGAGGAAATGGCGATGGGATTAATGTTTGGATGGGCCTTGAAAAGGAGATTATGCAGAAGTTTGTGTCTTGTGTCTTTGAGATTTAA
- the LOC113764943 gene encoding nuclear transcription factor Y subunit B-5-like translates to MVDNLGASASSEEGGIKEQDRLLPIANVGRIMKQILPPNAKISKEAKETMQECVSEFIGFVTSEASEKCRKERRKTVNGDDICWALGTLGFDDYAGPLKRYLDRYRELEGDRSGNQDKVSNSAEEMEEPSSYRSNIVQPRNQAEPSYRRN, encoded by the coding sequence ATGGTTGATAACCTGGGAGCTAGTGCCTCAAGTGAGGAAGGGGGCATCAAAGAACAAGACCGGTTGTTGCCAATCGCCAACGTTGGCCGAATCATGAAGCAAATTTTGCCACCAAACGCCAAAATCTCAAAGGAAGCTAAGGAAACAATGCAAGAATGTGTTTCAGAGTTCATTGGCTTCGTGACTAGTGAAGCATCTGAGAAGTGCCGGAAGGAGAGAAGGAAAACCGTGAATGGAGATGATATTTGCTGGGCTTTAGGAACGCTAGGCTTTGATGACTATGCAGGACCTCTGAAGAGGTACTTGGATAGGTATAGAGAGCTTGAAGGTGATAGATCAGGTAATCAAGATAAAGTTAGCAACAGTGCTGAAGAAATGGAAGAGCCATCTTCATATAGGAGCAATATCGTTCAACCAAGAAACCAAGCCGAACCCTCATATAGGAGGAATTAA